One genomic window of Phragmitibacter flavus includes the following:
- a CDS encoding helix-turn-helix transcriptional regulator, whose protein sequence is MDSVIERGFPGAVYLVSERAVPEEGEIMGILDCPRFSLCLAGEAKYQVMRDGVLSVVTLRRGEAIVVAPNCVMEPHADGNYLALGVVFSGELTRFLLARKKRGEGKVAHRFLLAHHSRATMDEELRFFFEALERGGSRNVDDRYLCRLLQLVLIKARELMDQEPAAGTGVRRAHFTWRAACHYVQEHLAQGIGRADVAAFLRLHPNHVSRLFSEFSGGSFNAYLLKARLQRAQGLLRDPSMNVGQVARACGFAEANYFIRCYRKVFGVTPGRGRGRVIEVK, encoded by the coding sequence ATGGATTCGGTGATCGAGCGGGGATTTCCGGGCGCGGTGTATCTGGTGTCGGAGCGGGCGGTGCCGGAAGAGGGTGAAATTATGGGAATTCTGGATTGTCCGAGATTTAGTCTGTGTCTGGCGGGGGAGGCGAAGTATCAGGTGATGCGTGATGGGGTGCTATCGGTGGTAACGTTGAGGCGCGGGGAGGCGATTGTGGTGGCGCCGAATTGCGTGATGGAGCCGCATGCGGATGGCAATTATCTGGCTTTGGGCGTGGTGTTCTCCGGTGAGTTGACGAGGTTTTTATTAGCGCGGAAGAAGCGGGGCGAGGGGAAGGTGGCGCATCGGTTTTTGCTGGCGCATCATAGTCGGGCAACGATGGATGAGGAGTTGCGTTTCTTTTTTGAGGCGCTTGAGCGGGGTGGGAGTCGGAACGTGGATGACCGCTATTTGTGCCGGTTGCTGCAGTTGGTTTTGATCAAGGCACGGGAGTTGATGGATCAGGAGCCGGCGGCGGGGACGGGCGTGAGGCGGGCGCATTTCACCTGGCGTGCCGCCTGTCATTATGTGCAGGAGCATCTGGCGCAGGGAATTGGACGGGCGGATGTGGCGGCATTTTTGCGGCTGCATCCGAATCATGTGTCGCGGTTGTTTTCGGAGTTTAGCGGCGGATCGTTCAATGCGTATTTGCTGAAGGCCAGGTTGCAGCGGGCGCAGGGGTTGTTGCGGGATCCGTCGATGAATGTGGGTCAGGTGGCGCGGGCGTGCGGGTTTGCGGAGGCGAATTATTTTATTCGTTGTTACCGCAAGGTGTTTGGGGTGACGCCGGGGAGGGGGCGGGGGCGGGTGATTGAAGTGAAGTGA
- the tnpA gene encoding IS200/IS605 family transposase, whose product MPQSLARLHIHLIFSTKNREPLLHDGVRPALHAYMATVLQNLGCHPVLINSVNDHIHLLFELARTVTISSVVEDIKKHSSKWIKTQGPELSLFAWQAGYGAFAVSQSNVAAVRNYIANQKEHHRTKTFQEEYHAFLNKHRVAYDERYVWD is encoded by the coding sequence ATGCCCCAATCCCTCGCCCGTCTCCACATCCACCTCATTTTCAGCACCAAAAACCGCGAACCTCTCCTCCACGATGGCGTCCGCCCGGCGCTCCACGCCTACATGGCCACCGTGTTACAAAACCTCGGTTGCCACCCCGTGCTCATCAATTCAGTCAACGACCACATTCACCTTCTCTTTGAACTCGCCCGCACCGTGACGATCAGCAGTGTGGTTGAAGACATCAAAAAACATTCATCCAAGTGGATCAAAACGCAGGGACCTGAATTATCCCTTTTCGCCTGGCAGGCCGGATATGGCGCATTTGCCGTGAGCCAATCCAATGTCGCCGCCGTCCGAAATTACATCGCCAACCAGAAGGAGCACCACCGAACAAAAACGTTTCAAGAGGAATATCACGCGTTTCTGAACAAGCATCGGGTGGCCTATGATGAACGATATGTGTGGGATTGA
- a CDS encoding CNNM domain-containing protein codes for MTLPLLLLILLLFTGLLIFAANFSALETALFVLREKDLLHDDVLPRSEKSKKLLLNTSTTLQEAMLLGSISNLTLTATALYLILHPLTEAGFQPWISTLVILSASLIIVEILPRTCALRAPSTVARFTLPLLGISQRFFLPAIRPLLGFSRSIAARLTPPRSRPPNLLSTDELVTFIDMKEEQGSIDKQEAGLLHHVTNLHRLAAHDLMTPRVDLPLMTHDAEDQEAAATLESARHPFVAVYDRKQDGVSDLINIQQWKLKGRPQWRSVSQPPIFVPESIPLIRVWTDCLQSDPAAVAVIVDEFGSFQGLLTHKNVVNYILSKTAPTSDTQPNIQSIGANRYLINGQARLDEIEHELDVNFDEDDLDTIGGLATSLFGGPPKPGQQITYKGIEIKIKRTNRSRVQQVELQLPPAPDHR; via the coding sequence ATGACACTGCCGTTGCTTCTGCTTATCCTCCTGCTTTTCACAGGACTCTTGATCTTTGCCGCCAACTTTTCGGCCCTTGAGACCGCCCTCTTCGTGCTGCGGGAAAAGGACCTTCTACACGACGATGTGCTCCCACGCAGTGAGAAGAGCAAAAAGCTTCTCCTCAACACCTCGACCACGTTGCAAGAGGCCATGTTGCTTGGCAGCATCAGCAACCTCACCCTCACCGCCACTGCGCTTTACCTCATTCTCCATCCCCTCACTGAAGCCGGCTTTCAACCCTGGATCAGCACCCTGGTCATCCTCAGTGCCAGTCTGATCATCGTCGAAATTCTGCCACGCACCTGCGCCCTGCGCGCACCTTCCACCGTCGCACGCTTCACCCTTCCCCTGCTCGGCATCAGCCAGCGATTTTTTCTCCCGGCCATCCGACCACTGCTCGGTTTCAGCCGCAGCATCGCCGCACGACTTACCCCACCCCGATCGCGTCCGCCGAATTTGCTCAGCACCGACGAGCTCGTCACCTTCATCGACATGAAGGAGGAACAGGGCAGCATCGACAAACAAGAAGCCGGACTGCTTCACCACGTCACCAACCTTCACCGCCTCGCCGCCCACGATCTCATGACGCCGCGGGTCGATCTCCCGCTGATGACGCATGATGCCGAGGACCAGGAGGCCGCCGCCACTCTCGAAAGTGCCCGCCATCCATTCGTCGCGGTGTATGACCGCAAACAGGACGGCGTGTCTGACCTCATCAACATTCAGCAATGGAAGCTGAAGGGCCGACCCCAGTGGCGCAGCGTCAGTCAGCCCCCCATCTTCGTTCCCGAATCTATTCCGCTCATCCGGGTGTGGACCGACTGCCTTCAATCAGATCCCGCCGCCGTGGCCGTGATCGTCGATGAATTCGGTAGTTTTCAGGGCCTCCTCACTCATAAAAACGTCGTCAATTACATCCTTTCAAAAACCGCTCCCACCTCCGACACGCAGCCCAACATCCAATCCATCGGTGCCAACCGCTACCTCATCAACGGCCAGGCCCGATTGGATGAGATCGAACACGAACTTGACGTCAATTTTGACGAAGACGACCTCGACACCATCGGCGGCCTTGCCACCAGTCTCTTCGGCGGACCTCCAAAGCCCGGTCAACAAATCACTTACAAAGGCATTGAGATAAAGATCAAACGCACCAACCGCTCACGCGTGCAACAAGTCGAACTTCAACTCCCACCCGCACCCGACCACCGCTGA
- a CDS encoding CNNM domain-containing protein, whose product MIWLLLIFCIPLCFMLAGTESALLVVSRVRVRHAAEEGDKKAAKLSQLLQRRDELLHVVAATNHICGLLAFAAAALLTVRAVGPWGWAINLLITLPLFLIILEQIPKHLFAQKPFRSLRACTGLLTLMQHLALPWLALSSRLKSRALDLLPVEVSDNTGLDDLTKSIKTNQLLPPPCLQLIDHYADFQKSPVSRFMLPLRQLTAIPPELPLAQFISANKQQLRPWHIVLAENGNLLGWLDTTALPTNPQPDRMVRQYLRPLNHVRSTDTALHCLQYLRKRGEPLTAVHDENRHVVGVITQQSLLAAIFHRPAS is encoded by the coding sequence ATGATCTGGCTGCTGCTCATCTTCTGCATCCCTCTCTGTTTCATGCTCGCCGGCACCGAAAGCGCCCTGCTTGTAGTTAGCCGCGTCCGTGTCCGCCATGCCGCCGAGGAAGGCGACAAAAAAGCCGCCAAGCTCAGCCAGTTGCTCCAACGTCGCGACGAGTTGCTGCATGTTGTTGCAGCCACCAATCACATCTGCGGACTGCTCGCCTTCGCCGCTGCCGCCCTGCTCACCGTGCGTGCCGTCGGCCCCTGGGGCTGGGCCATCAACCTCCTCATCACCCTCCCCCTGTTCCTCATCATCCTCGAACAAATCCCCAAACACCTTTTTGCACAAAAACCTTTCCGATCGCTTCGCGCCTGCACCGGCCTTCTCACGTTGATGCAGCATCTCGCCCTCCCCTGGCTCGCTCTTTCTTCCCGACTCAAATCCCGCGCCCTCGACCTGCTGCCGGTCGAAGTCTCCGACAACACCGGCCTGGACGACCTCACCAAGTCCATCAAGACCAACCAGCTTCTCCCCCCACCCTGCCTGCAACTGATCGACCATTACGCCGATTTCCAAAAGTCGCCCGTCAGCCGCTTCATGCTTCCCTTGCGCCAGTTAACCGCCATTCCCCCAGAACTCCCCCTCGCGCAATTCATCAGCGCGAACAAACAACAACTCCGTCCCTGGCACATCGTCCTCGCCGAGAACGGCAATCTTCTCGGCTGGCTCGACACCACCGCACTCCCCACCAATCCCCAGCCCGATCGCATGGTCCGCCAGTATCTGCGCCCCCTTAACCACGTTCGATCCACCGACACCGCCCTCCACTGCCTGCAATACCTGCGGAAACGCGGCGAACCTCTCACCGCCGTCCATGATGAAAATCGACACGTCGTCGGCGTCATCACCCAGCAATCCCTGCTCGCCGCCATCTTCCACCGGCCCGCCTCATGA
- a CDS encoding FAD-dependent oxidoreductase has translation MNHPSHPFSRRDFLQSAIAGSLLAPISTRATEPPKLSSANSPAFHEPARDLALINDTDVIVCGAGPAGVSAAIAAARTGANVRLFDTHGCLGGVWTAGLLTWIFDFDKPGLTNEIRQHLDARDARRGTSPKVFVYEPDEMKLLLEDLCTESGVKFRLQTRVVAAYRDGRQLTTIITESRSGREAWRAPVFIDCTGDGILGALAGCAWDLGDMGNDAARECLCQPLTMNALAAVKDVTQMQPYISFYQGDLNWHVKATENFKAEIRRAGIDPSYGMPTIFHVRDNIVLIMANHEYGIRPDDADAMTAATVRARKEIHTITRALRKLGGVWEGLQIVATAEQIGIRDGKRIHGRYMVTKQDLSTHARHDDAVARVTFPVDIHAKTKTDNDKLTIERGGVTKFTPYDIPLRALIAKDVDGLMMAGRCISGDFISHASYRVTGNSVATGEAAGVTAALAAQSKRQPHQVNWAEAKELLAKITRV, from the coding sequence ATGAACCATCCAAGCCACCCATTTTCCCGCCGGGACTTCCTTCAATCCGCCATCGCTGGCTCCCTTCTCGCCCCCATTTCCACCCGCGCCACCGAGCCCCCAAAATTATCCTCTGCAAACTCCCCCGCCTTCCACGAACCCGCTCGCGACCTCGCCCTCATCAATGACACCGACGTCATCGTTTGCGGTGCCGGCCCCGCCGGAGTCTCCGCCGCCATCGCCGCCGCCCGCACCGGAGCCAACGTCCGACTCTTCGATACCCACGGCTGCCTTGGCGGCGTGTGGACCGCCGGACTGCTCACCTGGATCTTCGACTTCGACAAACCGGGCCTCACCAATGAAATCCGCCAACACCTCGACGCCCGCGACGCCCGCCGCGGCACCAGCCCCAAAGTCTTCGTCTACGAACCCGACGAAATGAAACTCCTTCTCGAGGACCTCTGCACCGAATCCGGCGTCAAATTCCGTCTCCAAACCCGCGTCGTCGCTGCCTATCGTGACGGACGCCAGCTCACCACCATCATCACCGAATCACGCAGCGGCCGCGAAGCCTGGCGCGCGCCCGTCTTTATCGACTGCACCGGCGATGGCATCCTCGGTGCCCTCGCCGGTTGCGCATGGGACCTCGGCGACATGGGCAACGATGCCGCCCGCGAATGTCTCTGCCAGCCCCTCACCATGAACGCCCTCGCCGCAGTCAAGGACGTCACCCAGATGCAACCCTACATCTCCTTTTACCAAGGCGACCTTAACTGGCACGTCAAGGCCACTGAAAACTTCAAAGCCGAAATCCGCCGCGCCGGCATCGACCCCTCCTACGGCATGCCCACCATCTTCCACGTTCGCGACAACATCGTCCTCATCATGGCCAACCACGAATACGGCATCCGTCCCGATGACGCCGACGCCATGACCGCCGCCACCGTCCGCGCCCGCAAAGAAATCCACACCATCACCCGCGCCCTTCGCAAACTCGGCGGCGTCTGGGAAGGATTACAAATTGTCGCCACCGCCGAACAAATCGGCATCCGCGACGGGAAACGCATCCATGGCCGCTACATGGTCACCAAACAAGACCTCAGCACCCACGCCCGACACGACGACGCCGTCGCCCGCGTCACCTTCCCCGTCGACATCCACGCCAAAACCAAAACCGACAACGACAAACTCACCATCGAACGCGGCGGCGTCACCAAATTCACCCCCTACGACATCCCCCTCCGCGCCCTCATCGCCAAAGACGTCGACGGACTCATGATGGCCGGACGCTGCATCAGCGGCGACTTCATCTCCCACGCCAGTTACCGCGTCACCGGCAACTCCGTCGCCACCGGCGAAGCCGCCGGAGTTACTGCCGCCCTCGCCGCCCAAAGCAAACGCCAACCGCACCAAGTCAATTGGGCCGAAGCCAAAGAACTGCTCGCAAAAATCACCCGCGTGTAG
- a CDS encoding thiamine pyrophosphate-binding protein, producing MKNGTDNEREIRSLFDRLDGLGVREYVVCAGARNAALIAVVTARAERDERFVVRHFFDERSAGFFALGRVMVTRKPVAVLTTSGTAVAELLPAMMEAHYQALPLVAVTADRPAHYAGSGAPQAVEQEGIFGVYANGTMGGPLHFNVRLEEEALDGGALERCVIAGEVTFDGGPELTDTGIWEDFWSSDAPLVVLVAGLHPDDVKMVSAFLAKLGATVVAEATANLDRVPELQELIIRGDEKLLRSLEVGRVLRIGAVPSWRWWRDLEDREDVMVLSISKTSFRGLARKERVVCSPWSALTRDVGAVEARLAVENDDGGLGGLIEQFPNSEVAWMRHLSNVVGADARLFLGNSLPIREWNLAAARRSEAGLEVFANRGANGIDGLVSTWLGVGDGADESWLVVGDLSALYDMNALWILPQLREGKRRLVVINNSGGQIFSQVRWLSDLAPPARKVMTNAHGLGFESWASMWGVGYRCFSDWRDLSDDGDGSGTVIWEIRPDADESAAFWRAWS from the coding sequence ATGAAAAATGGCACGGACAATGAGCGGGAGATTCGGTCGTTGTTTGACCGGCTTGATGGTCTTGGAGTGCGGGAATATGTGGTGTGTGCGGGGGCACGAAATGCGGCTTTGATCGCGGTGGTGACGGCACGGGCGGAAAGGGATGAGCGTTTTGTGGTCCGCCATTTTTTTGACGAGCGGTCGGCGGGTTTTTTTGCTTTGGGTCGGGTGATGGTGACGCGCAAGCCAGTGGCGGTTTTGACAACTTCCGGGACGGCGGTGGCGGAATTGTTGCCGGCGATGATGGAAGCGCATTACCAGGCGTTGCCACTGGTTGCGGTGACGGCGGACCGTCCGGCGCACTATGCTGGCAGCGGGGCTCCGCAGGCGGTGGAGCAGGAGGGGATTTTTGGAGTCTATGCGAACGGGACGATGGGCGGTCCGCTGCATTTCAATGTGCGGCTTGAGGAGGAGGCACTCGATGGGGGGGCACTGGAACGGTGTGTGATCGCGGGGGAAGTGACGTTTGATGGTGGTCCTGAACTGACGGATACGGGAATTTGGGAAGATTTTTGGTCGAGCGATGCGCCTCTGGTGGTTTTGGTGGCAGGTCTGCATCCAGACGATGTGAAAATGGTGTCGGCGTTTTTGGCGAAGCTGGGGGCGACAGTGGTGGCGGAGGCAACGGCGAATCTTGATAGGGTGCCGGAGTTGCAGGAGCTGATAATTCGCGGTGATGAGAAGTTGTTGCGGTCGCTTGAAGTGGGGCGTGTGTTGCGAATTGGGGCGGTGCCTTCGTGGCGCTGGTGGAGGGATCTGGAGGATCGGGAAGACGTGATGGTGTTGAGCATCTCAAAAACGTCGTTTCGCGGGTTGGCTCGAAAGGAGCGGGTCGTGTGTTCGCCTTGGTCAGCTTTGACTCGCGATGTGGGGGCGGTGGAGGCCCGATTGGCGGTGGAAAATGATGATGGCGGGTTGGGGGGATTGATTGAGCAATTTCCGAATTCCGAGGTGGCCTGGATGCGGCATTTGTCTAACGTCGTGGGGGCGGACGCGCGATTGTTCCTGGGGAATAGCCTGCCGATTCGAGAGTGGAATCTGGCAGCAGCTCGGCGCAGTGAAGCCGGGCTGGAAGTTTTTGCGAATCGCGGGGCGAATGGGATCGATGGTCTGGTGTCGACGTGGCTGGGGGTGGGGGATGGGGCGGATGAGTCGTGGTTGGTGGTGGGGGATTTGAGTGCGCTCTATGACATGAATGCGTTGTGGATTTTGCCGCAGTTGAGGGAGGGAAAACGACGCTTGGTGGTGATCAACAACTCAGGCGGGCAGATCTTTTCGCAGGTGCGGTGGTTGTCGGATCTGGCCCCCCCGGCTCGCAAGGTGATGACCAATGCGCACGGGCTTGGGTTTGAATCCTGGGCGTCGATGTGGGGAGTGGGCTACCGCTGTTTTTCTGACTGGCGGGATTTGAGCGATGATGGCGATGGCTCCGGGACGGTGATCTGGGAGATCAGGCCGGACGCGGATGAAAGCGCAGCGTTCTGGCGTGCGTGGTCATGA
- a CDS encoding MFS transporter: MFDCLDQQLFILARGAAMKSLLPPDMDANAYGTYATAIFVAGWATGGLIFGSVGDRIGRAKTLTITVLMYSVFTGLSALSKGWVDFAVYRFLTGLGVGGVFGLAVALTADALPDSARAGALGTLQALSAVGNVTAGLISMWVGGMVSRGEISADWSWKLMFIVGAAPAFLCVFIQMRLKEPEKWVKAREAGRISGAKFGSYASLFGDKRWRGPALFGMMLSVAGVIGLWGIGFFSPELVGPVIEESLKAQNLPASEIAGAKAHYIGLNSIVQNVGAFIGMLLMTKLAQVIGRKKAFAVAFVAALLATVGFFQFFNGPGDIWMSAVMGGCQLAIFAGFAIYLPELFPTRLRSTGTSFCYNVGRFVAALGILQTASIKTWASTGAVTATEKIDSFRDAASYMSVIFLIGLVALMFLPETKGRPMPED, encoded by the coding sequence ATGTTTGACTGCCTTGATCAGCAGCTTTTCATTCTGGCGCGTGGTGCGGCGATGAAGAGTTTGTTGCCTCCTGACATGGACGCGAATGCCTATGGCACGTATGCGACGGCAATTTTTGTGGCAGGGTGGGCGACGGGCGGATTGATTTTCGGATCGGTGGGAGATCGGATCGGTCGGGCGAAGACGCTGACGATCACGGTGTTGATGTATTCGGTGTTCACCGGATTGTCGGCGTTGTCGAAAGGGTGGGTGGATTTTGCAGTTTATCGCTTTTTGACCGGTCTTGGAGTCGGTGGGGTGTTTGGGCTGGCGGTGGCGCTGACGGCGGATGCGCTGCCAGATTCGGCTCGTGCGGGAGCATTGGGGACTTTACAGGCGCTCTCGGCAGTGGGCAACGTGACGGCGGGATTGATCAGCATGTGGGTCGGGGGCATGGTTTCGAGGGGAGAGATTTCGGCGGACTGGTCGTGGAAGTTGATGTTTATCGTGGGGGCGGCTCCTGCGTTTTTGTGCGTGTTTATTCAGATGCGTTTGAAGGAACCGGAGAAGTGGGTGAAGGCGCGTGAGGCGGGCAGGATCAGTGGGGCAAAGTTTGGTTCGTATGCTTCGTTGTTTGGAGACAAGCGCTGGAGGGGACCGGCGTTGTTTGGGATGATGCTTTCGGTGGCCGGGGTGATCGGGCTGTGGGGAATCGGGTTTTTCTCGCCTGAGCTGGTGGGACCGGTGATTGAGGAGTCGTTGAAGGCGCAGAATTTGCCGGCGTCGGAAATTGCCGGGGCGAAGGCCCACTACATTGGGCTGAATTCGATTGTGCAGAATGTCGGTGCGTTCATCGGGATGTTGTTGATGACGAAACTGGCGCAGGTGATCGGTCGGAAAAAGGCGTTTGCAGTGGCGTTTGTGGCGGCTTTGCTGGCGACGGTGGGTTTCTTCCAATTCTTTAATGGTCCCGGTGACATCTGGATGAGCGCGGTGATGGGCGGTTGCCAGTTGGCGATTTTTGCGGGGTTTGCGATTTATCTGCCGGAGTTGTTCCCGACGCGTTTGCGCAGCACGGGCACGAGTTTTTGCTACAATGTGGGCCGGTTTGTGGCGGCTTTGGGCATTCTGCAGACGGCGTCGATCAAGACCTGGGCGAGCACGGGGGCGGTGACGGCGACGGAGAAGATTGATTCGTTCCGTGATGCGGCGAGCTACATGAGCGTGATCTTCTTGATCGGTTTGGTGGCGCTGATGTTTCTTCCGGAAACCAAGGGGCGTCCAATGCCTGAAGATTAA
- a CDS encoding chorismate-binding protein has translation MSELNHVVPRVSADVLEEVDIACLRLPDGKVWVGYGPFTEVADAPDGPAFYVNDFELGDGRPWKIPARMEVLEKGDEFLVQSEEELNVVWRALEPEWFEMVFRRIRKEVVARRLKKMVPVLTELGVRQSGRMSDLLGRALRAPEGLWAYGRVQGDEGFAGATPELLLKVEGGQLETMALAGTASPVDGGGFVSDTKEIEEHELVAGFIESALSGLGLGVVERGPREVSDASGLTHFRTQLRVTLEERPDLGALVRLLHPTPAVGCLPRDEGNLTQLMEYRKQLHAPGFFGAPFGLKTPDGFYAVVAIRGLGWRGDEVSMPSGCGIVGGSVFDHEWRELRQKRETVSRMLGV, from the coding sequence ATGTCTGAGTTGAATCATGTTGTCCCGCGAGTCTCCGCTGACGTATTGGAAGAGGTGGACATTGCGTGTTTGAGACTGCCGGATGGCAAGGTGTGGGTGGGATACGGGCCGTTTACGGAAGTGGCGGATGCCCCTGATGGACCCGCGTTTTACGTGAATGATTTTGAGCTTGGCGACGGGCGGCCATGGAAGATTCCGGCGAGGATGGAGGTGCTGGAGAAGGGCGATGAATTTTTGGTGCAGTCGGAGGAGGAACTGAACGTGGTTTGGCGGGCGCTGGAGCCGGAGTGGTTTGAGATGGTTTTCCGGCGCATTCGCAAAGAGGTGGTGGCGAGGCGATTGAAGAAGATGGTTCCAGTATTGACGGAATTGGGGGTTCGGCAGTCGGGGCGGATGAGTGATCTACTGGGGCGTGCGCTGCGTGCGCCTGAGGGATTGTGGGCTTACGGCAGGGTGCAGGGAGATGAGGGGTTTGCGGGAGCGACACCGGAGTTGTTGTTAAAGGTGGAGGGTGGGCAACTCGAGACAATGGCGCTGGCGGGCACGGCGAGTCCGGTGGATGGCGGGGGATTTGTTTCGGACACGAAGGAGATCGAGGAGCACGAACTGGTGGCGGGATTTATTGAGTCGGCTTTGAGCGGACTGGGTTTGGGAGTGGTGGAGCGTGGGCCGCGGGAGGTGAGTGATGCATCGGGGCTTACCCATTTTCGAACGCAATTGCGGGTGACATTGGAGGAGAGGCCGGATTTGGGCGCGTTGGTGAGGTTGTTGCATCCGACGCCGGCCGTGGGGTGTTTGCCGCGTGATGAAGGGAATCTGACGCAGTTGATGGAGTATCGGAAGCAGTTGCATGCGCCGGGATTTTTTGGGGCACCGTTTGGTTTGAAAACGCCGGATGGTTTTTATGCGGTGGTGGCGATTCGTGGATTGGGGTGGAGGGGCGATGAGGTATCGATGCCGAGCGGATGTGGGATCGTTGGAGGAAGTGTGTTTGATCACGAGTGGCGTGAGCTGAGGCAGAAGCGGGAAACGGTGTCGAGGATGCTGGGGGTCTAG
- a CDS encoding FAD-dependent oxidoreductase — protein MPSSPSASNRRRFLGSAIVGLATAPLLKTHSAEPSRTSTPSDGFTIPSENVPLTNDADVIVCGAGPAGIAAAITAARAGAKVRLFEWRGCLGGIWTAGLLGYFLDFDKPGLSKELRTKLDQRGAYTGHRPGSFSYDPEALKLLLEELCVEAGIQFQYHTRVAAAFKEGRQLTTIITDSKAGREAWRASVFIDTTGDGDLAAQAGCSFDLGDPAYGDGNSTVTCPCQPMSLNALLTVRNPEALREFIRFGNPLEGENTNDQKKNRIREIIETTGHFPSYSKPTLWHVKENLVFAMLNHEYGVKPFDAAAVTQATVNARKEMNKMVDGLRQLGGPWEGIQLVATAEQIGVRDGRRIAGRYTVTKDDVINGSRYDDGVTRATFSVDIHATTAEHNQKSATHATGIKVKPYDIPLRALIARDVDGLMMAGRCISGDFISHSSYRVTGNAVAMGEAAGATAAIAAKTKRQPHEVPWSEGKEQLTKIAAG, from the coding sequence ATGCCTTCCTCCCCTTCCGCATCCAACCGCCGCCGCTTTTTGGGCAGCGCCATCGTAGGCCTTGCCACCGCCCCTCTCCTCAAAACCCATTCCGCAGAACCCTCCCGCACCTCCACGCCATCCGACGGCTTCACCATCCCCTCTGAAAACGTCCCGCTCACCAACGACGCCGATGTCATCGTCTGCGGCGCCGGTCCCGCAGGGATCGCCGCCGCCATCACCGCCGCCCGTGCCGGTGCCAAAGTCCGCCTCTTCGAATGGCGCGGCTGCCTCGGCGGCATCTGGACCGCCGGACTGCTAGGTTATTTTCTCGACTTCGACAAACCCGGCCTGTCAAAAGAACTACGCACCAAACTCGACCAACGCGGGGCCTACACCGGCCATCGTCCCGGTTCGTTCAGCTACGATCCCGAAGCACTCAAGCTGCTCCTCGAAGAACTCTGCGTGGAAGCTGGCATACAATTTCAATACCACACCCGTGTCGCCGCCGCCTTTAAAGAAGGCCGCCAGCTCACCACCATCATCACCGATTCCAAAGCCGGACGTGAAGCCTGGCGCGCCAGCGTTTTCATCGATACCACCGGCGACGGCGACCTCGCTGCCCAGGCAGGTTGCTCCTTCGATCTCGGCGATCCCGCTTACGGCGATGGCAACAGCACTGTCACCTGCCCCTGCCAGCCCATGTCGCTCAATGCCCTGCTCACGGTTCGCAACCCCGAAGCCCTTCGCGAATTCATCCGCTTCGGCAATCCGCTGGAAGGCGAAAACACCAACGACCAGAAGAAAAACCGCATCCGCGAAATCATCGAGACCACCGGTCACTTCCCCTCCTACAGCAAACCCACCCTCTGGCACGTCAAAGAAAACCTTGTGTTCGCCATGCTCAACCACGAATACGGCGTCAAACCCTTCGATGCCGCCGCTGTCACGCAAGCCACCGTCAACGCCCGCAAGGAAATGAACAAGATGGTCGACGGACTGCGCCAGCTCGGCGGACCTTGGGAGGGCATTCAACTCGTCGCCACCGCCGAACAAATCGGTGTGCGCGATGGACGTCGCATCGCAGGACGCTACACCGTCACCAAAGATGACGTCATCAATGGTTCACGTTATGACGACGGCGTTACCCGCGCCACTTTCAGCGTCGACATTCACGCCACCACCGCCGAGCACAACCAAAAATCCGCCACCCACGCCACCGGCATCAAGGTCAAACCTTACGACATCCCCCTGCGCGCCCTCATCGCCCGCGACGTCGACGGACTTATGATGGCCGGACGCTGCATCTCTGGCGACTTCATCTCACACTCCAGCTATCGCGTCACGGGCAATGCCGTGGCCATGGGCGAGGCCGCCGGTGCCACCGCCGCCATCGCCGCCAAAACCAAACGCCAGCCCCACGAAGTCCCCTGGAGCGAAGGCAAAGAGCAGCTCACCAAAATCGCAGCAGGTTAA